The following coding sequences are from one Geothrix sp. window:
- a CDS encoding flavin reductase family protein, whose translation MSHRTILPGDLSPIETNALLCGGVAPRPIALASTISAKGVRNLSPFSFFNAFGSNPPTVAFAPNRRGRDGTVKHTYLNAVATGEFVIAAVSHAMLHPMNVASAEWPDGVDEFPKCGLTPVPARFVEPALVGESPFQMECRLKQVVELGAGPGSGLMLIGEVLAFHVREDCFVDGILHPDALDLVGRNGGAFYTRASGAAVFEVPKPASRPIGYDALPAPLKASRVLTGNDLGQLANSPVLPDLSAARRKPGDPIAPAGLDHAIHQALATGDLAEAWRLAGLRLQV comes from the coding sequence GTGAGCCACCGCACCATCCTCCCCGGGGACCTCAGTCCCATCGAAACCAACGCCCTGCTCTGCGGCGGCGTGGCGCCGCGCCCCATCGCGCTGGCCAGCACCATCAGCGCCAAGGGCGTGCGGAACCTCTCCCCCTTCAGCTTCTTCAACGCCTTCGGCTCGAACCCGCCCACGGTGGCCTTCGCGCCCAACCGCCGCGGCCGCGATGGCACGGTGAAGCACACCTACCTGAACGCCGTGGCCACGGGGGAGTTCGTCATCGCCGCCGTGAGCCACGCCATGCTGCACCCGATGAACGTGGCCAGCGCCGAGTGGCCCGATGGCGTGGACGAGTTCCCCAAGTGCGGGCTGACGCCGGTCCCCGCGCGCTTCGTGGAACCCGCGCTGGTGGGCGAAAGCCCTTTCCAGATGGAGTGCCGGCTGAAGCAGGTCGTGGAACTGGGCGCAGGTCCGGGCTCGGGCTTGATGCTCATCGGCGAGGTGCTGGCCTTCCACGTGCGCGAGGACTGCTTCGTGGATGGCATCCTCCATCCCGATGCCCTCGACCTGGTGGGCCGAAACGGCGGTGCCTTCTACACCCGGGCCAGCGGCGCCGCGGTGTTCGAAGTGCCCAAGCCGGCCAGCCGACCCATCGGCTACGATGCCCTGCCCGCCCCCCTGAAGGCGAGCCGCGTCCTCACCGGCAACGACCTGGGGCAGCTGGCGAACAGCCCGGTCCTGCCAGATCTTTCGGCGGCAAGGCGGAAGCCCGGCGATCCCATCGCCCCCGCGGGCCTCGACCATGCCATCCACCAGGCCCTCGCCACCGGCGACCTGGCCGAAGCCTGGCGCCTGGCGGGCCTGCGGCTGCAGGTCTGA
- a CDS encoding proline iminopeptidase-family hydrolase, whose product MRRVLCFVLASLFGAIPAAAQKAAPTLKSYFADASKVREGGVKLIPIKTPKGEFKVWTKRFGHNPRIKLLLLHGGPGFTHEYFESLEGYLPAEGIEFIYYDQLGSAFSDQPKDKDLWTTERFVEEVEQVRLALGLNKDDFYLLGHSWGGILAVEYALKYGVNLKGLVISNMMMSIPDYNRYAEDVLAKGMDPAVVKEVKELEAQGQYESPRYMELLIPHFYAKHLCRLPEWPDAFNRAAARANKEIYVLMQGPSEFGASGRLEKWDRKADLPKLAMPTLVIGGTHDTMDPAHMKWVAGQVQHGSFLLCPGGSHMAMWDDQATYNRGLIRFLKETDAGRKTVSFGKP is encoded by the coding sequence ATGCGCCGAGTCCTGTGTTTCGTCCTCGCGTCGCTCTTCGGCGCCATCCCGGCCGCCGCGCAGAAGGCCGCACCGACGCTCAAGTCCTACTTTGCGGACGCCTCGAAGGTCCGCGAGGGCGGCGTGAAGCTCATTCCCATCAAGACGCCCAAGGGCGAGTTCAAGGTGTGGACCAAGCGCTTCGGCCACAACCCGCGCATCAAGCTGCTGCTGCTCCATGGCGGCCCGGGCTTCACGCATGAATACTTCGAATCGCTGGAGGGCTATCTGCCCGCCGAGGGCATCGAGTTCATCTACTACGACCAGCTGGGCAGCGCCTTCTCGGACCAGCCCAAGGACAAGGACCTCTGGACCACGGAGCGCTTCGTGGAAGAGGTCGAGCAGGTGCGCCTGGCCCTGGGCCTGAACAAGGACGACTTCTACCTGCTGGGCCACTCCTGGGGCGGCATCCTCGCCGTGGAATACGCGCTGAAGTACGGCGTGAACCTCAAGGGCCTGGTCATCTCGAACATGATGATGAGCATCCCCGACTACAACCGCTATGCGGAGGACGTGCTGGCCAAGGGCATGGATCCAGCCGTGGTGAAGGAGGTGAAGGAGCTGGAGGCCCAGGGCCAGTATGAAAGCCCCCGCTACATGGAGCTGCTCATCCCGCACTTCTACGCCAAGCACCTCTGCCGCCTGCCGGAGTGGCCCGATGCCTTCAACCGCGCCGCCGCCCGGGCCAACAAGGAGATCTACGTGCTCATGCAGGGGCCCAGCGAGTTCGGCGCCTCGGGCCGCCTGGAGAAATGGGACCGCAAGGCAGACCTGCCGAAGCTCGCCATGCCCACCCTGGTCATCGGCGGCACCCACGACACCATGGATCCCGCCCACATGAAGTGGGTCGCAGGCCAGGTGCAGCACGGCAGCTTCCTGCTCTGCCCCGGAGGCAGCCACATGGCCATGTGGGACGACCAGGCCACCTACAACCGGGGTCTCATCCGCTTCCTGAAGGAGACGGACGCGGGCCGCAAGACCGTGTCCTTCGGAAAGCCGTGA
- a CDS encoding metal-dependent hydrolase family protein codes for MNRIPALRHLLGLLVGVALAAQSPSLVRAGRLLDVRTGQLLTDQGLLVQEGRITASGPWGQVSASAPKGTTILDLSDQFVLPGLIEAHTHVLLQGNRFSQDYADQILKESVPYRTLRAAASARAALMWGFTAMRDLGSEGAGYADVDLKRAIEAGVVPGPRLFVAGKAFSATGTYPLQNYAWELDLPSGVRVVDGVEAIRVAVRDEVRRGADWVKVYVDRAITQGADGRLRSLTNYRPEELKAFVDEAHRLGKRTSAHVKGWDGIDAALTAGFDTLEHADGFTEELLDRAVKQGTFWCPTIYAGIWVAEGRGPLGKKYPEILAAAFRKGLAKGVKIALGSDIGAFPWTENPARELALMVERGMTPLQAIQSATVVAADLLGVKELGHLGAGAHADLVALPENPLKDITALQRLQTVVKGGVVVRTAPLAAAAPSR; via the coding sequence ATGAACCGGATCCCCGCCCTTCGTCACCTGCTTGGCCTCCTCGTGGGCGTCGCCTTGGCCGCCCAGTCGCCCTCGCTGGTCCGCGCGGGCCGCCTGCTGGATGTCCGGACCGGCCAGCTCCTCACCGATCAGGGCCTGCTGGTGCAGGAGGGCCGCATCACCGCCAGCGGACCCTGGGGCCAGGTCTCGGCCAGTGCGCCGAAGGGGACGACGATCCTGGATCTCTCGGACCAGTTCGTGCTGCCGGGCCTCATCGAGGCCCACACCCACGTGCTGCTGCAGGGCAACCGCTTCAGCCAGGACTACGCCGATCAGATCCTCAAGGAGAGCGTGCCCTACCGGACCCTGCGCGCGGCGGCCTCCGCGCGAGCGGCCCTGATGTGGGGTTTCACCGCCATGCGCGACCTGGGCAGCGAAGGCGCGGGCTACGCCGATGTGGACCTCAAGCGGGCCATCGAGGCCGGCGTGGTACCCGGTCCCCGGCTGTTCGTGGCGGGGAAGGCCTTCTCCGCCACGGGCACCTACCCGCTGCAGAACTACGCCTGGGAGCTGGACCTGCCCTCGGGCGTGCGCGTGGTCGATGGCGTGGAGGCCATCCGCGTGGCCGTGCGGGACGAGGTCCGGCGCGGCGCCGACTGGGTGAAGGTCTACGTGGATCGCGCCATCACCCAGGGTGCCGATGGCCGCCTGCGCTCCCTCACCAACTATCGGCCCGAGGAGCTGAAGGCCTTCGTGGACGAAGCGCATCGGCTGGGCAAGCGCACCTCGGCCCACGTGAAGGGCTGGGACGGCATCGACGCGGCCCTCACCGCGGGCTTCGACACCCTGGAACACGCCGATGGCTTCACCGAGGAGCTGCTCGACCGCGCCGTGAAGCAGGGCACGTTCTGGTGCCCCACGATCTACGCCGGGATCTGGGTCGCCGAAGGGCGCGGCCCGCTCGGGAAGAAATATCCGGAGATCCTCGCCGCGGCCTTCCGGAAAGGCTTGGCCAAAGGCGTGAAGATCGCCCTCGGCAGCGACATCGGCGCCTTCCCCTGGACCGAGAATCCCGCCCGGGAGCTGGCCCTCATGGTGGAACGCGGCATGACGCCCCTGCAGGCCATCCAGTCCGCCACGGTCGTGGCCGCCGACCTGCTGGGCGTGAAGGAGCTGGGCCACCTGGGGGCTGGCGCCCACGCCGACCTCGTGGCGCTGCCGGAAAACCCGCTGAAGGACATCACGGCGCTGCAGCGCCTCCAGACCGTCGTGAAGGGCGGCGTGGTGGTGCGCACGGCGCCCCTTGCCGCAGCGGCACCTTCCCGGTAA
- a CDS encoding fumarylacetoacetate hydrolase family protein translates to MKLVTFLQAGTEKIGAVVADGRILDFAAAEPRLAVDMLTLIRRQDELMPHVRALASAPPATALVDPARIHLLAPIPRPVSMRDGYAFRQHVATARRNRGLEMIPEFDLFPVTYFTNHLAVTGPGEVLVQDHHLTRLDFELEVAIVTGRPLKNATLEEADAAIFGYMVMNDWSARMLQMEEMKLSLGPCKGKDFATSLGPWLVTKDELKLERTPKGEILHAAMTCDVNGHRLSNGNADSMNWTFAQILQRTSYGIQMQAGEVIGSGTVGTGCLLELNGSKVTDNLWLKAGDEVVMDIEGLGRLVNTIVHAPERLEGMPPHLVGGVLPDLYAGTPAGEAGD, encoded by the coding sequence ATGAAGCTGGTGACCTTTCTGCAGGCTGGCACGGAGAAGATCGGTGCCGTGGTGGCGGATGGCCGCATCCTCGATTTCGCCGCCGCCGAGCCCCGCCTGGCCGTGGACATGCTCACCCTCATCCGGCGGCAGGACGAGCTGATGCCCCACGTCCGGGCCCTGGCGTCCGCCCCCCCTGCGACGGCCCTGGTCGACCCCGCCAGGATCCACCTGCTGGCACCCATCCCCCGCCCCGTCTCCATGCGCGATGGCTACGCCTTCCGCCAGCACGTGGCCACGGCGCGGCGCAACCGCGGGCTGGAGATGATCCCCGAGTTCGACCTCTTCCCCGTCACCTACTTCACCAATCACCTGGCCGTCACTGGGCCCGGCGAAGTGCTGGTGCAGGACCACCACCTCACGCGCCTCGACTTCGAGCTGGAGGTCGCCATCGTCACCGGGCGGCCCTTGAAGAACGCCACCCTGGAGGAGGCCGACGCCGCCATCTTCGGCTACATGGTGATGAACGACTGGAGCGCCCGCATGCTCCAGATGGAGGAGATGAAGCTGTCCCTGGGCCCCTGCAAGGGCAAGGACTTCGCCACCAGCCTGGGTCCGTGGCTGGTCACCAAGGACGAGCTGAAGCTGGAGCGGACGCCAAAGGGCGAGATCCTCCACGCCGCCATGACCTGCGACGTGAATGGACACCGACTGTCGAATGGGAATGCCGACAGCATGAACTGGACCTTCGCCCAGATCCTCCAGCGCACCAGCTACGGCATCCAGATGCAGGCCGGCGAAGTCATCGGCAGCGGCACCGTGGGGACGGGCTGCCTGCTGGAGCTGAACGGCTCGAAGGTCACGGACAACCTCTGGCTCAAGGCCGGGGACGAAGTGGTCATGGACATCGAGGGGCTGGGCCGCCTGGTGAACACCATCGTCCATGCCCCCGAGCGGTTGGAGGGCATGCCGCCGCACCTGGTGGGTGGCGTGCTGCCCGACCTCTATGCAGGCACGCCCGCGGGGGAAGCCGGGGACTGA
- a CDS encoding MBL fold metallo-hydrolase, with protein MRTRSLLISLLLPLAAMTQSATEPARMKPSHVAHLRLGQMQVWVLQDGRLSLEASLLKDIGPAEARRMLGGQEAAVTPVNAFLVRLSGKTVLVDTGMGKDPDEDSGHLAEQLEAAGVQPGEIDLILITHYHFDHIGGLLKTDGTRAFPHAQLCVPRSEHDFWLQEPSRLPERLRGRIPKLKALFAVYEGARALRAFEDGVELAPGLRAMAAHGHAGGHTAYAFTSEGHELWCIGDLIHFGAVQFERPEVGISYDLEGRKAVETRRSFFQRAAHSKVVLAGAHLPRLVGIEAKGAGYVAVPVLQ; from the coding sequence ATGCGCACCCGCTCCCTCCTCATCAGCCTCCTTCTTCCCCTGGCCGCCATGACCCAATCCGCCACGGAACCCGCACGGATGAAGCCCTCCCACGTGGCGCACCTGCGATTGGGGCAGATGCAGGTCTGGGTTCTCCAGGACGGGCGGCTTTCCCTGGAGGCCTCCCTGCTCAAGGACATCGGTCCCGCCGAGGCGCGCCGGATGCTGGGCGGGCAGGAGGCTGCGGTGACGCCCGTGAACGCCTTCCTGGTGCGGCTGTCCGGGAAGACCGTGCTCGTGGACACGGGCATGGGAAAGGACCCTGACGAGGACTCGGGCCACCTGGCGGAGCAGCTGGAGGCCGCAGGCGTGCAGCCCGGCGAGATCGATCTGATCCTCATCACGCACTACCACTTCGACCACATCGGGGGCCTGCTGAAGACCGATGGGACGCGGGCCTTCCCCCACGCGCAGCTGTGCGTGCCCCGGAGCGAACACGACTTCTGGCTCCAGGAACCCTCCAGGCTGCCCGAGCGGCTGCGGGGCCGGATCCCGAAACTCAAGGCCCTCTTTGCCGTCTACGAAGGGGCCCGCGCTCTCCGCGCCTTCGAGGACGGCGTGGAACTGGCGCCGGGCCTCCGCGCCATGGCGGCCCACGGCCACGCGGGCGGCCACACGGCCTACGCCTTCACGTCTGAAGGACACGAACTCTGGTGCATCGGCGACCTCATCCACTTCGGCGCGGTGCAGTTCGAAAGGCCGGAGGTGGGAATCTCCTACGACCTGGAGGGCCGCAAGGCCGTGGAAACCCGTCGGAGCTTCTTCCAGCGGGCCGCGCACTCCAAGGTGGTGCTGGCGGGCGCCCACCTGCCGCGGCTGGTGGGGATCGAAGCGAAGGGCGCCGGATACGTGGCCGTGCCTGTTCTCCAGTAA
- the bioA gene encoding adenosylmethionine--8-amino-7-oxononanoate transaminase, which yields MPTPLPPDWSDRLILDRAHVWHPFTQMKVHEADPPIPVVGGEGCDLLLANGERVLDGISSWWTCLHGHGHPRLVSALERQAAKLDHAMFAGFTHKPALELVARLRPKLPANLTRAFFSDDGSTAVEVALKMAFQAQLQRGEQGRARFGALRGGYHGDTLGAVGVGELENFMTGLFSPLLLACDRLEVPEDPRRDIHPDLAGWPARLDAAREEIQAFFHLHGGRLAAFIAEPLIQCAGGMRMWPPELLQELRAQCDAHGVYLILDEVATGFGRTGTFLACEQATVAPDLLCLSKGLTGGTLPLSMTWATEALYGQFWGEPASGRAFLHGHSYTANPTACAVACASLALFDDEPVMASAATLHTAMTDAFTTLSTHPAVRQARVLGTIGACRLVDPATGKPHDPEARFGWRLHRQALDHGLLVRPIGDCLYLMPPLNTPPARIREAAETLADLLSR from the coding sequence ATGCCCACGCCCCTGCCCCCCGACTGGTCCGACCGCCTGATCCTGGACCGCGCCCATGTCTGGCATCCCTTCACGCAGATGAAGGTCCACGAGGCAGATCCGCCTATTCCCGTCGTCGGCGGCGAGGGCTGCGACCTCCTGCTGGCCAACGGCGAGCGCGTGCTGGACGGCATCTCCAGCTGGTGGACCTGCCTGCATGGGCACGGCCATCCCCGGCTGGTGAGCGCGCTGGAGCGCCAGGCCGCGAAGCTCGACCACGCGATGTTCGCGGGCTTCACCCACAAGCCCGCCCTGGAGCTGGTGGCCCGGCTGCGCCCCAAGCTGCCCGCGAACCTCACCCGGGCCTTTTTCTCAGACGACGGCAGCACTGCCGTGGAGGTGGCCCTGAAGATGGCCTTCCAGGCCCAGCTGCAGCGGGGCGAGCAGGGCCGCGCCCGCTTCGGCGCCCTGCGCGGCGGCTACCACGGCGACACCCTGGGCGCCGTGGGCGTGGGCGAGCTGGAGAACTTTATGACGGGGCTGTTCAGCCCGCTGCTGCTGGCTTGCGACCGGCTGGAGGTGCCGGAGGATCCCCGGCGGGACATCCACCCCGATCTCGCGGGCTGGCCCGCGCGGCTGGACGCCGCACGGGAAGAAATCCAGGCCTTCTTCCATTTGCATGGCGGACGTCTCGCCGCCTTCATCGCGGAGCCGCTCATCCAGTGCGCCGGGGGCATGCGCATGTGGCCGCCAGAGCTGCTGCAGGAGCTGCGCGCCCAGTGCGATGCCCATGGCGTCTACCTCATCCTCGACGAGGTGGCCACGGGCTTCGGCCGCACCGGCACCTTCCTGGCCTGCGAACAGGCAACCGTCGCGCCGGATCTCCTCTGCCTCTCCAAGGGCCTCACGGGTGGCACGCTGCCGCTCTCCATGACCTGGGCCACGGAGGCCCTCTACGGGCAGTTCTGGGGCGAGCCCGCCTCGGGCCGCGCTTTCCTCCACGGCCACAGCTACACCGCCAATCCCACGGCCTGCGCCGTGGCCTGCGCCAGCCTGGCGCTCTTCGACGACGAGCCGGTGATGGCCAGCGCCGCGACCCTTCACACCGCGATGACGGATGCCTTCACGACCCTGTCCACCCATCCAGCCGTGCGGCAGGCGCGGGTGCTGGGCACCATCGGGGCCTGCCGTCTGGTGGATCCCGCCACGGGCAAGCCCCACGATCCCGAGGCCCGCTTCGGCTGGCGCCTGCACCGCCAAGCCCTCGACCACGGCCTGCTGGTGCGGCCCATCGGCGACTGCCTGTACCTGATGCCGCCGCTGAACACGCCGCCTGCGAGGATCCGGGAAGCCGCGGAAACCCTGGCGGACCTGCTGTCCCGCTGA
- the bioD gene encoding dethiobiotin synthase, whose amino-acid sequence MLSPDALPSPLWVLGTGTGVGKTHVAARLARAWAGLGPVAYRKPFQTGVDRADHPEADASAVGGPGIITESHLVLKAPLAPLAAAQLEGRSLDLEAAARWCQRPFAGRVLLEGVGGLMVPLAPSTHFLAWATDQKTPCLLVALGGLGTLNHTLLSAEALMLRGWRIEAVLLNPGADGTAPEVAEANAAALRGFLPVPVHVLD is encoded by the coding sequence ATGCTAAGCCCGGACGCCCTCCCCAGTCCCCTGTGGGTGCTCGGCACCGGCACGGGGGTGGGGAAGACCCATGTCGCCGCCCGGCTGGCCCGGGCCTGGGCAGGGCTCGGCCCCGTGGCCTACCGCAAGCCCTTCCAGACCGGTGTGGACCGGGCCGACCACCCGGAGGCCGATGCCTCCGCCGTGGGTGGACCCGGGATCATCACCGAAAGCCACCTCGTGCTGAAGGCCCCTCTCGCGCCCCTGGCCGCGGCCCAGCTGGAAGGCCGCAGCCTCGACCTCGAGGCCGCAGCCCGGTGGTGCCAGCGGCCCTTCGCCGGCCGCGTGCTGCTGGAGGGCGTGGGCGGCCTCATGGTGCCCCTGGCCCCATCCACCCACTTCCTGGCCTGGGCCACGGACCAGAAGACCCCCTGCCTGCTGGTGGCCCTGGGCGGCCTTGGCACCCTCAACCACACCCTGCTCTCGGCCGAGGCCCTCATGCTGCGGGGCTGGCGCATCGAGGCGGTGCTGCTCAATCCCGGCGCCGATGGAACGGCGCCCGAGGTGGCGGAAGCAAACGCCGCGGCGCTGCGGGGGTTCCTGCCGGTGCCGGTCCACGTCCTAGACTGA